In Candidatus Poribacteria bacterium, the genomic stretch CTGCAAGACCGTAGTTGGACAGCACTCTGGTTATCGCTGCTGTCAGTGTGGTCTTGCCGTGGTCGACGTGACCAATTGTCCCCACGTTGACATGGGGTTTCGTCCGCTCAAACTTCGGCTTTGCCATCTCCCTCTTCTCCTTTGAATGAAATGAAATTTTTCAGTTTCTGCAACCACAGAATCATAGAAATTGCTATAATCCGTTGAACGTATTAACGTTCAACGTTGAACGTGCGACGGATTCTCTGAGAAGGATACCAGTTTATCTTGCAGTTCTCGAGGCACCTCCTCATAATGGGAGAACTGCATGGTGTAGGTAGCTCTCCCCTGGGTCCGCGAGCGAAGCGTTTGAACATATCCGAACATCTCCGAGAGGGGCGCCTCAGCCTTAATAACCCTGATATCGGTATCAGGCACTAGCTCGGTGTCGAATATATGTGCCCTGCGCGAGTTGAGATCGGCGATGACCTCACCCAGATATGTTTGAGGCAAGGTCACCTCTACCGACATTACCGGTTCGAGCACGGTTAAACCAGCTTTCTCGACGGCCTTCTTGAAGGCGATGGATGCAGCGATTGAAAAGGCCATCTCCGACGAATCGACCTCGTGATGTGACCCATCCAGGAGTTTGACGCCTACATCTACGACCTGATATCCGGCGAGCGGTCCGGAGGCCATCGCCTCCTTAATCCCTTTCTCTATAGCTGGTATGAACTCCTTAGGGATAACCCCGCCCTTCGTGGCGTCGATGAACTCAAATCCCCTCCCCCTCTCCAGTGGATAGACCTGGAGGATCACATGG encodes the following:
- the tuf gene encoding elongation factor Tu (EF-Tu; promotes GTP-dependent binding of aminoacyl-tRNA to the A-site of ribosomes during protein biosynthesis; when the tRNA anticodon matches the mRNA codon, GTP hydrolysis results; the inactive EF-Tu-GDP leaves the ribosome and release of GDP is promoted by elongation factor Ts; many prokaryotes have two copies of the gene encoding EF-Tu) codes for the protein MAKPKFERTKPHVNVGTIGHVDHGKTTLTAAITRVLSNYGLA